A single genomic interval of Spinacia oleracea cultivar Varoflay chromosome 6, BTI_SOV_V1, whole genome shotgun sequence harbors:
- the LOC110790916 gene encoding cationic peroxidase 1-like, producing MVSFINMTTTLRILLSLFLLGTAQAQLSANYYAKTCPKALFTIRAAVRKAVAAEHRMGPSLLRLHFHDCFVNGCDASVLLNDTSTFTGEQTAGGNAGSLRGFTVIDNIKSQVESVCPGVVSCADVLAVAARDSVVSLGGPTWRVQLGRRDSTKASLSTANSDIPSPSSDLSGTNGLLSSFSNKGFTAKEMVALAGAHTIGQARCVVFRNRVYNESNIEASFVTSVKSKCPNNGGDDNLTPLDTTTPVVFDNGYFKDLVNNKGLMHSDQQLFNNGSTDSQVTSYSNNPSSFHKDFAAAMVKMGNLSPLTGTNGQIRTNCWKTN from the exons ATGGTTTCTTTTATTAATATGACAACAACGCTAAGAATTTTGCTGAGTTTGTTTCTTTTAGGGACAGCCCAAGCGCAACTTTCAGCCAATTATTATGCCAAGACATGCCCAAAAGCTCTCTTCACAATCAGAGCTGCAGTGCGTAAAGCAGTAGCTGCAGAGCATCGCATGGGGCCATCTTTGCTTCGACTACACTTCCATGACTGCTTTGTTAAT GGATGTGATGCTTCTGTTCTTTTAAACGATACCTCAACATTCACAGGGGAACAAACTGCAGGTGGCAATGCAGGATCACTTAGGGGTTTTACTGTGATCGACAATATTAAATCTCAAGTCGAGAGTGTTTGCCCTGGTGTTGTTTCTTGTGCTGATGTTCTAGCTGTAGCTGCACGGGATTCAGTTGTTTCA CTAGGTGGTCCAACATGGAGAGTGCAGCTGGGTAGGCGGGATTCTACTAAAGCGAGTTTAAGCACCGCAAATTCTGACATTCCATCCCCATCCTCGGATCTTAGTGGGACTAATGGACTTCTATCTTCCTTCTCAAACAAAGGATTCACGGCCAAAGAAATGGTGGCCCTAGCAG GAGCACATACGATTGGGCAAGCCAGATGTGTAGTATTCCGCAATAGAGTTTACAACGAGAGCAACATCGAAGCATCATTTGTTACTTCTGTGAAATCCAAGTGCCCAAACAACGGGGGTGATGACAATCTTACCCCACTCGATACTACCACTCCTGTTGTCTTTGACAACGGGTATTTCAAAGATCTTGTCAACAACAAAGGTCTGATGCACTCGGATCAACAGCTTTTCAATAACGGATCCACTGATTCTCAGGTCACTTCTTACAGCAATAACCCTTCATCCTTTCACAAGGATTTTGCAGCAGCTATGGTCAAGATGGGCAACCTCAGTCCCCTCACTGGAACAAACGGACAGATCAGAACCAATTGCTGGAAAACCAACTAA
- the LOC110790917 gene encoding biogenesis of lysosome-related organelles complex 1 subunit 1, which translates to MSIPARHPPLTSEPATAIEGSATGLEASLLNILHQHQTSSSFLRHQTEKAKKEATRAGIRVSELLVDAVNGGVQESFLHQKQIELEIRGLTTTINRFHKQTDQWLAASRSLNTAIKEIGDFENWIKVMEYDCKSITTAIRNIHQA; encoded by the exons ATGTCGATACCAGCCCGACATCCACCGTTAACATCAGAACCTGCCACCGCAATCGAAGGTAGCGCAACAGGACTCGAAGCCTCCTTGCTTAACATACTTCATCAACACCAGACCTCCTCCTCCTTCCTCCGCCACCAAACCg AAAAAGCGAAGAAAGAAGCGACGAGAGCGGGGATTCGAGTATCAGAGCTGCTAGTTGATGCAGTCAATGGCGGAGTTCAAGAATCATTCCTCCATCAAAAGCAGATCGAACTCGAAATTCGAGGTTTAACTACTACTATTAATCGTTTCCACAAGCAGACTGATCAATGGCTTGCCGCTTCTCGCTCACTCAACACTGCCATTAAG GAAATTGGTGATTTTGAGAATTGGATAAAGGTGATGGAATATGATTGTAAAAGCATCACCACTGCCATCCGCAACATTCATCAAGCTTGA